One region of Intestinimonas massiliensis (ex Afouda et al. 2020) genomic DNA includes:
- a CDS encoding metallophosphoesterase family protein, whose translation MPIQILHAADFHLDAPFASLNAEQAAERRGEQRELLARLAELARSRGADLVLLSGDLFDGGELYAETGQALVRTLGQTGCPVFIAPGNHDFYSARSPYARLAWPDNVHLFRRAGLTPVELEGKACTVWGAAFTAPAREDSPLAGFAAPADGRLHLGVLHGDVEGRGRYGPIGPEEIAASGLTYLALGHIHARSGLRRAGETFWAYPGCPEGRGFDELGDKGCLWITVRDDGGVEEEFVPLARRRYRVLEADVSGPDPASALAAALPDDGAEDIVRIRLTGESGVEGLDLAPLEAVAAARFYRAELRDETAVPRDLWDRAGEDTLTGLFLRRMQERLAAAADDGARADLERAVRFGLAALEHREEPMA comes from the coding sequence ATGCCCATACAGATCTTACACGCGGCAGACTTCCATTTGGATGCGCCCTTCGCCTCGTTGAACGCCGAGCAGGCCGCCGAGCGCCGGGGGGAGCAGCGGGAGCTGCTCGCCCGCCTGGCCGAGCTGGCCCGGAGCCGCGGAGCCGACCTGGTGCTGCTCTCCGGCGACCTGTTCGACGGCGGCGAGCTCTATGCCGAGACCGGACAGGCCCTGGTCCGGACCCTGGGGCAGACCGGCTGCCCGGTGTTTATCGCCCCGGGCAACCATGACTTTTACAGCGCCCGGTCCCCTTACGCCCGGCTGGCCTGGCCGGACAACGTGCATCTCTTTCGCCGGGCCGGGCTGACGCCGGTGGAGCTGGAGGGAAAGGCCTGCACCGTCTGGGGGGCGGCCTTCACCGCCCCCGCCCGGGAGGATTCACCCCTGGCGGGCTTTGCCGCCCCGGCGGACGGACGGCTCCACCTGGGGGTCCTCCACGGGGACGTGGAGGGCCGGGGGCGCTACGGCCCCATCGGGCCGGAGGAGATCGCCGCTTCGGGCCTGACCTATCTGGCCCTCGGGCACATCCACGCCCGGTCGGGCCTCCGGCGGGCGGGAGAGACCTTCTGGGCCTACCCCGGCTGCCCCGAGGGGCGGGGCTTCGACGAGCTGGGGGACAAGGGCTGCTTGTGGATCACGGTCCGGGACGACGGCGGAGTGGAGGAGGAATTCGTGCCTCTGGCCCGCCGCCGCTACCGCGTCCTGGAGGCCGACGTGTCCGGCCCCGACCCCGCCTCCGCCCTGGCCGCCGCCCTGCCCGACGACGGGGCGGAGGACATCGTGCGCATCCGGCTCACCGGGGAGAGCGGAGTGGAGGGGCTGGACCTGGCGCCCTTGGAGGCGGTGGCCGCCGCCCGGTTCTACCGCGCCGAGCTCCGGGACGAGACGGCGGTCCCCCGGGACCTGTGGGATCGGGCCGGGGAGGACACCCTCACGGGGCTGTTCCTGCGTCGGATGCAGGAGCGCCTGGCTGCCGCGGCCGACGACGGGGCGCGCGCCGACCTGGAGCGGGCCGTCCGCTTTGGGCTGGCGGCGCTGGAGCATAGGGAGGAGCCCATGGCATGA
- a CDS encoding IclR family transcriptional regulator, with protein MAKEVSQTVVNALRLLECFGQEEELGITELAADIGVGKAVAARLVSSLVEFGYLRQNPQTRKYRLGLKLVYWGSLAQERNEIVQLVEPYLWTLSQEFQVSAHMAVLDHFAALITCKVTRGPIVYMNSRVGTSLPIHACATGKCLLAYSSEQFLQEFLGTQPLVRFTEQTITDPDVFLEEAQRIRQQGYALDNEESNLGLSCMAVPLLNAGGQITAAISLSGQTKFMKKNHVAILRRLREVQHELSSYL; from the coding sequence GTGGCAAAGGAAGTAAGTCAAACCGTTGTCAATGCCCTGCGGTTGCTGGAATGCTTTGGACAGGAGGAGGAACTGGGCATTACCGAGCTGGCGGCTGACATCGGTGTGGGGAAGGCTGTGGCGGCCCGGTTGGTGAGTAGCCTGGTGGAATTCGGCTATCTGCGCCAGAACCCCCAGACCCGGAAGTACCGTCTGGGCCTAAAACTGGTATACTGGGGCAGTTTGGCTCAGGAGCGCAACGAGATTGTGCAGTTGGTAGAGCCCTACCTCTGGACCCTTAGCCAAGAATTCCAGGTTAGTGCCCATATGGCGGTCCTAGATCATTTCGCCGCTCTCATCACCTGCAAGGTAACGAGGGGCCCCATAGTCTATATGAATTCCCGTGTGGGAACCTCCCTGCCCATCCACGCCTGTGCCACAGGTAAATGCCTGTTGGCCTATAGCAGCGAGCAGTTTCTCCAGGAGTTTTTGGGCACACAGCCTCTGGTCCGTTTTACGGAACAGACCATCACTGATCCCGATGTCTTTCTGGAGGAGGCACAGCGCATCCGCCAACAGGGCTATGCGCTGGACAATGAGGAGTCCAACTTGGGGTTGTCCTGTATGGCCGTTCCGCTTCTGAATGCAGGCGGGCAAATCACTGCTGCCATCTCCCTCAGCGGACAGACCAAGTTCATGAAGAAGAACCATGTTGCCATTCTCCGACGACTCCGGGAAGTGCAGCATGAGCTTTCTTCCTACCTGTAA
- a CDS encoding nitroreductase family protein: MNAIFRRRSIRKFLDTPVPAEDVKKILMAGMAAPSAKDNREWVFIRMTDKAAIEQFISVHPNAFAMRTAPLNILVCADLRKCKIQGDWWIMDGSAALENMLIEATELGYGSLWVGVHPDPVRIDKITELCALPDYIRPVGILAAGKTEKVKEPHDRYLEERVHQDCYAEREEA; encoded by the coding sequence ATGAACGCCATTTTCCGCCGCCGCAGCATCCGTAAATTCCTGGATACGCCTGTCCCCGCCGAGGACGTGAAGAAGATCCTCATGGCCGGCATGGCCGCCCCGTCCGCCAAGGACAACCGGGAGTGGGTCTTTATCCGTATGACGGACAAGGCCGCCATCGAGCAGTTTATCTCCGTCCACCCCAACGCCTTCGCCATGCGCACCGCCCCCCTGAACATCCTGGTGTGCGCCGACCTGCGCAAGTGCAAGATTCAGGGGGACTGGTGGATCATGGACGGCTCCGCCGCTTTGGAGAATATGCTCATCGAGGCCACCGAGCTGGGCTATGGCAGCCTGTGGGTGGGGGTCCACCCCGACCCGGTGCGCATCGACAAGATCACCGAGCTGTGCGCCCTGCCGGACTATATCCGGCCCGTGGGCATCCTGGCCGCCGGAAAGACCGAAAAGGTAAAAGAGCCCCACGACCGCTATCTGGAGGAGCGGGTCCATCAGGACTGCTACGCAGAGCGGGAGGAGGCATGA
- a CDS encoding PPC domain-containing DNA-binding protein — translation MKTHVFRLRRGSDLLKALQEYARTRRIAAGTVVSGVGCVTRARVRDASGVTVRELNEPLEIVSLMGTLSAARTHLHISLAREDLTVLGGHLMEGCIVNTTAEVVLLELDGVRFGAEWDGETGYDELAILSLEERA, via the coding sequence ATGAAGACCCATGTGTTCCGGCTGCGCCGGGGGAGTGATTTGCTGAAGGCCCTGCAGGAGTATGCCCGGACTCGCCGCATCGCCGCCGGGACGGTGGTCTCGGGGGTGGGCTGCGTCACCCGGGCCCGGGTGCGGGACGCCTCCGGCGTCACGGTGCGGGAGCTGAACGAGCCGCTGGAGATCGTCTCCCTCATGGGGACCCTCTCGGCGGCGCGGACCCATCTGCACATCTCCCTGGCCCGGGAGGACCTGACCGTCCTGGGCGGCCACCTGATGGAGGGCTGCATCGTCAACACCACCGCCGAGGTGGTGCTTCTGGAGCTGGACGGAGTCCGCTTCGGGGCGGAGTGGGACGGGGAGACCGGCTACGACGAGCTGGCGATTTTATCTTTGGAGGAACGAGCATGA
- a CDS encoding 2-oxoacid:acceptor oxidoreductase family protein, whose protein sequence is MYRIKFYGIGGQGAVTAAKVLSQAVSIYQDEYAITVPAYGHERRGAPVYAHIIVDKEPVMLNCYVYEPDIVVVFDETIMEKNVNVGEGCHDGTILVLNTNSADVVEKYRKTYGFKEIYWSDGTGAALRNIGLSIPNSAMLGALARTGVVDIAAVEHAINDSFGKVGEKNVKAARDAYEHTEKS, encoded by the coding sequence ATGTATCGCATCAAGTTCTACGGGATCGGTGGACAGGGCGCGGTCACGGCAGCGAAGGTACTTTCCCAAGCGGTCTCCATCTATCAGGACGAGTACGCCATCACGGTACCGGCTTACGGCCACGAGCGCCGGGGTGCACCAGTATACGCCCACATCATTGTGGACAAAGAGCCGGTGATGCTCAACTGCTATGTTTACGAGCCCGACATTGTAGTTGTATTTGACGAGACCATCATGGAGAAAAATGTAAACGTCGGCGAGGGCTGCCACGACGGCACTATTCTGGTACTGAATACCAACAGCGCGGACGTCGTGGAAAAGTACCGCAAGACGTACGGCTTCAAAGAAATCTACTGGAGCGATGGCACGGGCGCAGCCCTTCGGAACATTGGGCTATCCATTCCCAACAGCGCCATGCTAGGCGCTCTGGCCCGGACGGGCGTAGTGGACATCGCTGCGGTGGAGCACGCGATCAACGATAGTTTTGGAAAGGTAGGGGAGAAAAATGTCAAAGCCGCAAGAGACGCCTATGAGCACACCGAAAAATCGTAG
- a CDS encoding ketopantoate reductase family protein, producing MKFAVLGAGAMGCLYGAQLKQSGQGVTLIDVNVPHMEAINERGLLVRRESGEESVPISACRAEEYRGVADAVIVFTKSIYSAGALSSLAGAIGPETQLISFQNGLGHEKVMGAYADPDHIIIGTTNFPSDLVGNGEISTGGAGVTRMMTVSGKTTPAVQALYEIFRTAGLNPELTADVFQAIWEKVAFNAALNTLTSATLLPQGYLGQTKEGMELAHTIVSEVISVAHAKGIRADGNHVHKNVDELLTTHFEHCPSMFQDVLKGRQTEVEFINGAVVHEAEALGMEVPVTKTLYYLVSIYQQTYPHRKYEL from the coding sequence ATGAAATTTGCCGTATTGGGCGCGGGCGCCATGGGCTGCCTCTACGGGGCCCAGCTCAAGCAGTCCGGCCAGGGAGTCACCTTGATCGACGTGAACGTTCCCCACATGGAGGCCATCAATGAACGGGGCCTGCTGGTCAGGCGGGAGAGCGGGGAGGAGTCCGTGCCCATCTCCGCCTGCCGGGCAGAGGAGTACCGGGGCGTGGCCGATGCAGTCATCGTCTTCACCAAGAGCATCTACTCCGCCGGCGCGCTGAGCTCCCTGGCGGGGGCCATCGGGCCCGAGACCCAGCTGATCTCCTTCCAGAACGGGCTGGGGCATGAGAAGGTCATGGGCGCGTACGCCGATCCCGACCACATCATCATCGGGACCACCAACTTTCCCTCCGACCTGGTGGGAAACGGCGAGATCTCCACCGGCGGTGCGGGAGTCACCCGCATGATGACGGTCTCCGGCAAGACCACCCCCGCGGTCCAGGCCCTCTACGAGATCTTCCGGACGGCGGGGCTCAACCCGGAGCTCACCGCTGACGTGTTCCAGGCGATCTGGGAGAAGGTGGCCTTCAACGCCGCTCTCAACACCCTGACCTCCGCCACCCTTCTGCCCCAGGGCTACCTGGGCCAGACGAAGGAGGGCATGGAGTTGGCCCACACCATCGTGAGCGAGGTCATCTCCGTGGCCCACGCCAAGGGCATCCGGGCCGACGGGAACCACGTCCACAAAAACGTGGATGAACTTCTCACCACCCACTTCGAGCACTGTCCGTCCATGTTTCAGGACGTACTGAAAGGCCGGCAGACCGAGGTGGAGTTTATCAACGGCGCCGTGGTCCACGAGGCCGAGGCCCTCGGGATGGAGGTCCCCGTGACCAAGACCCTCTACTACTTGGTCAGCATTTATCAGCAGACCTACCCCCACCGCAAATACGAACTATAG
- a CDS encoding TIGR00282 family metallophosphoesterase — protein MIMNVLAVGDVVGEQGLAFLEQHLRSVQKLHGVHFTVVNGENASGVGILPRQARAIYAAGADVVTLGNHTWNRIQIKDLLDDVSWLLRPANYTSRVPGRGLGIYEGPRGLRVAVMNLIGRCEMDSNFDNPFTVADRLLRHLDADLCLVDFHAEATSEKGAMAYYLDGRVQALWGTHTHVPTADCQVLDRGLGFVTDLGMTGPARSVLGMKHEQAVNRFLGGLPMRFEPAPGPCKLEAVLFSLDTETKRCVHVERVDIAE, from the coding sequence ATGATCATGAACGTTTTGGCGGTGGGCGACGTGGTGGGCGAGCAGGGCCTGGCCTTTTTGGAGCAGCACCTGCGCTCCGTGCAGAAGCTCCACGGCGTCCACTTCACGGTGGTCAACGGGGAGAACGCCTCCGGCGTGGGGATCCTGCCCCGGCAGGCCAGGGCCATCTATGCGGCCGGGGCCGACGTGGTCACCCTGGGCAACCACACCTGGAACCGCATCCAGATCAAGGACCTGCTGGACGATGTGTCCTGGCTCCTGCGGCCTGCCAACTACACCAGCCGGGTCCCCGGCCGGGGACTGGGAATCTACGAAGGGCCGCGTGGCCTGCGCGTGGCTGTGATGAACCTCATCGGCCGGTGCGAGATGGACTCCAACTTCGACAACCCCTTCACCGTGGCGGACCGGCTTCTGCGCCACCTGGACGCCGACCTGTGCCTGGTGGACTTCCACGCAGAGGCCACCAGCGAAAAGGGGGCCATGGCCTACTATTTGGACGGCAGGGTGCAGGCCCTTTGGGGGACCCACACCCATGTGCCCACCGCCGACTGCCAGGTGTTGGACCGGGGACTGGGCTTCGTCACTGACCTGGGCATGACCGGCCCGGCCCGGTCGGTGCTGGGCATGAAGCACGAGCAGGCCGTCAACCGCTTCCTGGGGGGGCTGCCCATGCGCTTTGAGCCTGCCCCCGGCCCCTGCAAGCTGGAGGCCGTCCTCTTCTCCCTTGACACGGAGACGAAAAGGTGCGTGCATGTGGAGCGGGTGGACATCGCAGAATGA
- the rny gene encoding ribonuclease Y, protein MPWLYALIGIIVGLVIGIFAGIQIRKNISEKEISSAEEEAKRIINESIKSAESKKREALVEAKEEILKARNEYEKEVKERRSDLQKQERRLQQKEETLDRKTDNIEKKEETLARRLSELEEAREEVATVKKTQMEVLERISGFTAEEAKNYLISQLETEVTHESAMKIKEIEARFKEEADTMAREMISLAIQRCAADHVAEATVSVVPLPNDEMKGRIIGREGRNIRTLETLTGVDLIIDDTPEAITVSCFDPVRREIARIALEKLILDGRIHPARIEEMVEKAKREVDATIKAEGERAVFETNVHGLHPELVKLLGRMKYRTSYGQNVLNHSIEVSHVAGLLAAEIGANVAEAKRAGLLHDLGKAIDHEVEGSHVAIGVELARKYKESEAIVHAIEAHHNDVEPKTVVACLVQAADAISAARPGARRENLENYIKRLEKLEEVTSSFPGVEKSYAIQAGREVRIMVKPEQVSEDQMVLLARDIAKKIEEELEYPGQIKVHVLRETKVIEYAK, encoded by the coding sequence ATGCCGTGGTTATACGCCCTGATTGGCATCATAGTCGGGCTGGTCATAGGCATCTTCGCCGGCATCCAAATCCGCAAGAATATTTCCGAGAAGGAGATCTCCAGCGCGGAGGAAGAGGCCAAGCGCATCATCAACGAGTCCATCAAGAGCGCCGAGAGCAAAAAGCGGGAAGCGTTGGTGGAGGCGAAGGAAGAGATCCTGAAGGCCCGTAACGAGTATGAGAAGGAAGTCAAGGAGCGCCGCAGCGACCTGCAAAAGCAGGAGCGGCGGCTCCAGCAGAAGGAAGAGACCCTGGACCGCAAGACCGACAACATCGAGAAGAAAGAGGAGACCCTCGCCCGGAGGCTCAGCGAGCTGGAAGAGGCCCGGGAGGAGGTCGCCACCGTCAAAAAGACCCAGATGGAAGTGCTGGAGCGCATCTCCGGCTTCACCGCCGAGGAGGCCAAGAACTATCTCATCTCCCAGTTGGAGACCGAGGTCACCCATGAGTCGGCCATGAAGATCAAGGAGATCGAGGCCCGCTTTAAGGAAGAGGCCGACACCATGGCCCGGGAGATGATCTCTCTGGCCATCCAGCGCTGCGCCGCCGACCACGTGGCCGAGGCCACCGTTTCGGTGGTACCCCTGCCCAACGACGAGATGAAGGGCCGCATCATCGGCCGCGAAGGCCGCAACATCCGCACTCTGGAGACCCTCACCGGGGTGGATCTGATCATCGACGACACGCCGGAGGCCATCACAGTCTCCTGCTTCGACCCCGTCCGCCGGGAGATCGCCCGGATCGCCCTGGAAAAGCTCATTCTGGACGGCCGCATCCACCCCGCCCGCATCGAGGAGATGGTGGAGAAGGCCAAGCGGGAGGTGGACGCCACCATCAAGGCCGAGGGCGAGCGGGCCGTGTTCGAGACCAATGTCCACGGCCTGCACCCCGAGCTGGTCAAGCTGCTGGGCCGCATGAAGTACCGCACCAGCTACGGCCAAAACGTGCTCAACCACTCCATCGAGGTCTCCCACGTGGCGGGCCTGCTGGCCGCCGAGATCGGCGCCAACGTGGCCGAGGCCAAGCGGGCGGGTCTGCTCCACGATCTGGGCAAGGCCATCGACCACGAGGTGGAGGGCTCACACGTGGCCATCGGTGTGGAGCTGGCCCGGAAGTACAAGGAGTCTGAGGCCATCGTCCACGCCATCGAGGCCCACCACAACGACGTGGAGCCCAAGACGGTGGTGGCCTGCCTGGTGCAGGCGGCCGACGCCATCTCCGCCGCTCGCCCCGGCGCCCGGCGGGAGAATTTGGAGAACTATATCAAGCGCCTGGAAAAGCTGGAGGAGGTCACCTCTTCCTTCCCCGGAGTGGAAAAATCCTACGCCATCCAGGCCGGCCGCGAGGTCCGCATCATGGTCAAGCCCGAGCAGGTCTCCGAGGACCAGATGGTCCTGCTGGCCCGGGACATCGCCAAGAAGATCGAGGAAGAGCTGGAGTATCCCGGCCAGATCAAGGTGCATGTCCTGCGGGAGACCAAGGTCATCGAGTACGCCAAATAA
- the porA gene encoding pyruvate ferredoxin oxidoreductase, with protein MPIKMLDGNGAAVEAIRLVKPGVIAAYPITPQSSIAEHLSDEVAEGRIDAEYVRVESEHSAMSVCVGAQLTGVRAATATSSVGLALMHEVCGVTSGCRIPMVMPVVNRSLVAPWSLWCDHQDTMAERDTGWLQFYAGTVQDVLDLYLTAMRISEHPDVLTPSMVCLDGFFLSHSMQKVHVPEDADAFDFVGEYQRINMYLDPMDPMFVNDLTPTDEYTEMRYQQMVGFQEAARLAPQVFAEYNQRFGSSLDIVKPYMLDDAEVAVVTIGSMSGTARYVVDQLRAKGVKAGALQIVMFRPFPTEAVRKYLSHVPVIGVMDRSAGLGGIQPPVCTEVTAALYGAPCDIRSYIGGLAGRDISNHSFEKIFGELLDIKSGKTKEHGQWFDVKEDPMDIRMEIWEEED; from the coding sequence ATGCCCATCAAAATGCTTGACGGCAACGGCGCAGCTGTAGAAGCCATTCGCCTGGTTAAGCCCGGCGTGATCGCCGCCTACCCCATCACCCCCCAGAGCTCCATCGCCGAGCACCTGTCCGACGAGGTGGCCGAGGGCCGTATCGACGCCGAGTATGTCCGCGTGGAGTCCGAGCACTCCGCCATGAGCGTCTGCGTAGGCGCCCAGCTCACCGGCGTGCGGGCCGCCACCGCCACCTCCTCCGTGGGCCTCGCCCTGATGCACGAGGTCTGCGGTGTCACCAGCGGCTGCCGCATCCCCATGGTCATGCCCGTGGTCAACCGCTCCCTGGTGGCACCCTGGTCCCTGTGGTGCGACCACCAGGATACCATGGCCGAGCGGGACACCGGCTGGCTCCAGTTCTACGCCGGAACCGTGCAGGACGTGTTGGACCTCTACCTGACCGCCATGCGCATCAGTGAACATCCCGATGTGCTTACCCCCTCCATGGTCTGTCTGGATGGCTTCTTCCTCTCCCACTCTATGCAGAAGGTACATGTCCCTGAGGATGCCGATGCTTTTGACTTCGTGGGCGAGTATCAGCGCATCAACATGTACCTGGACCCCATGGACCCCATGTTTGTCAACGACCTGACCCCCACCGACGAGTACACGGAGATGCGCTACCAGCAGATGGTGGGCTTCCAGGAGGCGGCCAGGCTGGCCCCCCAGGTCTTTGCCGAGTACAACCAGCGCTTCGGCAGCAGCCTGGACATCGTGAAGCCCTACATGCTGGACGACGCCGAGGTGGCCGTGGTCACCATCGGTTCCATGTCCGGCACCGCCCGCTACGTGGTGGACCAGCTCCGGGCCAAGGGCGTCAAGGCCGGGGCGCTCCAGATCGTCATGTTCCGCCCCTTCCCCACGGAGGCCGTTCGGAAGTATCTCTCCCACGTGCCCGTCATCGGCGTGATGGACCGGTCCGCCGGTCTGGGCGGCATCCAGCCCCCGGTGTGTACTGAGGTCACCGCCGCCCTCTACGGCGCACCGTGCGACATCCGCAGCTACATCGGCGGCTTGGCCGGGCGCGACATCTCCAATCACTCCTTTGAAAAGATCTTTGGGGAGCTGCTGGACATCAAGTCAGGCAAAACCAAGGAGCACGGCCAGTGGTTCGACGTCAAGGAGGACCCCATGGACATCCGGATGGAGATTTGGGAGGAGGAAGACTGA
- the lepB gene encoding signal peptidase I: MTDREPLAVSLYFWLQALASVAVSLVLVFLFLGRLTPVDGTSMEPTLRDWDWMVVRSIGYTPRQGDVVVLSKEFDDVEGPIVKRIVAVSGQRVDIDYAAGAVSVDGRALEEDYILEPMTQRHWQTVTSLTVPEGCIFVLGDNRNVSNDSRNPALGAVDARYVLGRAEWVVFPLTRLGAVR; the protein is encoded by the coding sequence ATGACAGACCGGGAGCCTCTGGCGGTCAGCCTCTATTTCTGGCTCCAGGCTCTGGCGTCCGTAGCGGTGTCCCTGGTGCTGGTATTCCTGTTCCTGGGCCGCCTGACGCCGGTGGACGGGACCTCCATGGAGCCCACCCTCCGGGACTGGGACTGGATGGTGGTGCGGAGCATCGGCTACACGCCCCGGCAGGGAGACGTGGTGGTGCTCTCCAAGGAGTTCGATGACGTGGAGGGGCCCATTGTCAAGCGCATCGTCGCCGTGAGCGGCCAGAGGGTGGACATCGACTACGCCGCCGGTGCCGTGTCCGTGGACGGCCGGGCCCTGGAGGAGGACTATATCCTGGAGCCAATGACCCAGAGGCACTGGCAGACCGTCACCTCCCTCACCGTGCCGGAGGGCTGCATCTTTGTCCTGGGAGACAACCGAAACGTCTCCAACGACAGCCGGAACCCGGCGCTGGGGGCGGTGGACGCCCGGTATGTGCTGGGCCGGGCGGAGTGGGTGGTTTTCCCGCTCACCCGGCTGGGGGCGGTGCGGTAA
- a CDS encoding 4Fe-4S binding protein, whose translation MSTPKNRRILGPCSLVFAAANTGSWRLERPVVDAEGCIRCGTCARSCPADIITIHKTGDVPVEIDWRYCKGCGICVNECPKHCMKLVDERSGE comes from the coding sequence ATGAGCACACCGAAAAATCGTAGAATCCTGGGCCCCTGTTCTCTGGTGTTTGCCGCTGCCAATACCGGGAGCTGGCGGCTGGAGCGTCCGGTTGTGGACGCAGAAGGTTGCATTCGCTGCGGCACCTGTGCCCGGTCCTGTCCTGCGGATATTATCACAATACACAAGACCGGGGACGTGCCGGTGGAGATCGACTGGCGCTATTGCAAAGGCTGCGGCATTTGTGTCAACGAGTGCCCTAAGCATTGCATGAAACTGGTGGATGAAAGGAGCGGAGAATAA
- a CDS encoding thiamine pyrophosphate-dependent enzyme: protein MYKMMAESKGLVTHGVSTCQGCGLELIMRNVMEALGEDIVLIIPPGCSAMFSGSGIEGSVKVPGIQGNLENSAAIASGIANGFRHQGNTHTKVVAFAGDGATVDIGLQALSGAMERNENILYICYDNEAYMNTGIQGSSSTPAGGWTTTTPAGKLGQSKDLMRIVMAHDVPYAASASIANLPDLKRKVKKARETVGTSVLHIQCPCPTGWGYPFAKSIELAREAVQSGAWLLMEFESGKVKISQVPKKLGEVEDYIKPQRRFRGMSDAQLQALKEQVAARYEIIKSRAEA, encoded by the coding sequence ATGTATAAGATGATGGCAGAATCCAAAGGCCTGGTCACCCACGGCGTCAGCACCTGTCAGGGCTGCGGCCTGGAGCTCATCATGCGTAATGTAATGGAGGCACTGGGTGAGGACATTGTCCTTATCATCCCTCCCGGATGCTCGGCCATGTTCTCTGGCAGCGGCATCGAGGGCAGCGTAAAAGTCCCCGGCATCCAGGGCAACCTGGAAAATTCGGCCGCCATCGCCAGCGGCATTGCCAACGGCTTCCGGCACCAGGGCAATACTCACACCAAAGTCGTGGCCTTCGCTGGTGACGGCGCTACTGTGGACATTGGCCTACAGGCGCTCAGCGGCGCCATGGAGCGCAACGAGAACATCCTCTACATCTGCTACGACAACGAGGCGTATATGAACACCGGCATCCAGGGCAGCAGCTCCACCCCCGCTGGCGGGTGGACCACCACTACCCCTGCGGGCAAGCTGGGACAGAGCAAGGATCTGATGCGAATCGTAATGGCCCATGACGTACCCTACGCCGCCTCCGCCTCCATCGCTAATCTGCCTGACCTGAAGCGGAAGGTGAAGAAGGCCCGGGAGACCGTGGGGACCAGCGTGCTCCACATCCAGTGCCCCTGTCCCACCGGCTGGGGCTATCCCTTTGCTAAAAGCATCGAACTGGCCCGCGAAGCGGTGCAGAGCGGCGCATGGCTGCTCATGGAGTTTGAGAGCGGTAAAGTGAAGATCAGCCAGGTCCCCAAAAAGCTGGGCGAGGTGGAGGATTATATCAAGCCGCAGCGCCGTTTCCGCGGCATGAGCGACGCGCAGCTCCAGGCCCTGAAGGAGCAGGTGGCCGCCCGCTACGAGATCATCAAGAGCAGGGCAGAAGCCTAG